The genomic DNA ATGCAAACTTTACAAAAATCAATAATTCAAGTAGTAGCAGCGGTGAAAATGGAAATGACTCAGGTTCAGGTTCTAGTTCAGGTTCAGGCTCTAGTTCAGGTTCAGGAGAGAGTGGTGGTTCTAGTTCTGGAGGAGAATCTGGAAGTTCAAGTTCTTCCAACATGACAACATTTGATGGTTTTGATTTTAACAAATATTTACAATACTATAAAAAATAAAAATGCATTATTAAATGCATTTTTTTATATCATTTTTATCTTTTAAAAAATAAAAAACATGTTTCCATGTCTCTTAATCAAGTCCTTAATATGGTCCCCAGGGCCGGACTTGAACCGGCACGGCCGTTAAAAGCCGCTGGATTTTAAGTCCAGTGCGTCTACCACTTCCGCCACCTGGGGAAAATAAAATTAATGGTGTCCCGTATAAGACTCGAACTTATGACCCACTGGTTAAAAGCCAGTTGCTCTACCGACTGAGCTAACGAGACGCTAATAAATATAATAAATGGCTGGGCTAGCAGGATTCGAACCGGCGCATGACGGAGTCAAAGTCCGTTGCCTTACCGCTTGGCTATAGCCCAATAAATGGTGGGGAGAGACGGATTCGAACCGCCGAACCGTTAGGAGATGGTTTACAGCCACCCGCGTTTAGCCACTTCGCTATCTCCCCATAAAAATAAAGTGGTGCTGACTAAAGGACTCGAACCTTCGACCTATTGATTACTAGTCAATTGCTCTACCAACTGAGCTAAGTCAGCATTCTCGTCCTTAAATTTAAGAACCTTTTCAATTATACAAAATATTTAAGTTGAATGTCAATTGTTTTTGTATAAATTATTTTTTTTGTAAAACAAATCACAAGATATATAATATCATTAATAATTGTTTTTTATAAAGTTTTATTACTTTTATTTATATACCTTTAGAAAGGAATTATTATGTTTATCAAGTTTCAAGAAGCATTTTTCGATTTTATAAATGATATTTATAATAATTTTAAATATAATTATAAAACTTTTTTATCTAGTTCTAAAAAAATAGATAAATTCTTTAAAAAAACTAAAATGATTCTTGATCTTGAAAAAATAGATTATATTTGTGATTTTATAATAAGAAATATGAAGGATTTCATTGTTTTAAATAATGTAATAGAAAAAGAAACACACATTATAGTAAATAAATTCTATGATGTATTAACTGTTGCTAAATTATTTTGAACAAATTTTATAAATTTAACTGCATTTCAAAGATTAAATATTGAAAAAACCAACTTAAATGAATCTAAACAAGTTTCTTTACTATTAAATGCTCTTTTTCAAATATCTAAGAATTTCTCTAAAAGTATTTGTTTATTATATAAAGAATATAACTTTGATAAAATCAAAGATAAAGATGCAGATTATTTTTACAATATTATAAAAAAGAATTTATATAAATTTAATGAAAAAACTACAATAGAAAAACTAAAAAATCTTAAAAATATTTGCGTAACATTTAAAGATGTTGTTGAAAATGATTATACAAAAAAATATCAACTTCATATTATTGATAATAGTAATTTTCAAACTATTTATGATTATTTATTTACTTTGTACAAAAGATTTTATTATATAACTTCATTTACAATTAAATTTAGTCTTTTATTAAAATCTGATAATGAAAACAAAGAATATAATCAAATATTAAGTAATTATCCATTTAGTTTAAATGTTTTTGAACAACATAACAGATTTATAGAATTAGATATTAATAAACTTATGAATAATTAAAAATACCTAATAAATAGGTATTTTTAATTATTTCCAGCATCATGTAAATTTTTAAAATGACCTGGTATTTTTATAAGTTCATCATATGTTCCTGTTTGAACAATTCCTTTTCCGGGTGCTAAAACAAAAATTTGATCAACATTTTTTATTGTTGTTAATCTGTGAGCGATAATAACTGAGGTTTTATCAACCATAAGTTCATTTAACTGTGCTTGTATTTCTTTTTCAACAATGTTATCTAATGCACTTGTCGCTTCATCTAAAACTAGTAGTTCAGGATTTTTTAATAATATCCTTGAGATTACAAGTCTTTGTTTTTGACCCCCTGAAAGCAATAATCCTCTTTCTCCTAAAACTGTATTATAACCATCTGGCCAACTATTGATTATTTTATCTATTTGTGCTTTTTTACAAGCTTCATGCACTTCTTCGTCTGTTGCTTGAAAATATCCATATTTAACATTATCATAAACATTTCCATAAATGATTTGTGGTTCTTGTTCAACATATCCAACATGAGATATATAAGATTTTAAATTTAAAGTTTTTAAGTCATGATCATTTATCATAACAGCACCTTCAGTAGGATCGTAAAATCTTAATAATAATTTAGAAATGGTTGTTTTTCCACTTCCAGTTTCACCAACAAATGCATAACTTTTTCCTTTTTCAAATGTTAAATTAATTCCATTCAAAATATTTACACTTGGTTTTTCAGGATAATTAAATTTGATATCTCTAAATTCTATTTTATTAATATTTTCAGAAAATAAAACTCCATCATCTTCATTATCAAATAAAATTGGTTCTTTTTTGATTACTTCATAAATCTGTTGAGTTGAAGCACCAGCTCTTGAAATACCAGGAACCAATGCCGCAATTTGTCATAATGGTCTTGTTAAAATGATTGAAGCAGAAGTAATTGGAATTAAAATAGATAAGAACTTTTCAACATCATTATTTCCATACACTAAAATAGCAGTTACTAAAACCAAAATATTACAAATAATATCAGAAGCAACTAATGTTGCAAACATATTACCATCAACTCTAGTAATTGGTTTAAATGCATTAATATAAGGTCTGTGAATCTCTCTAATTCTTTTTTCTTCATATGTTCTTGTCGCTGTTGATTTAATCAACTTGATTACTCCAAGACGGTCAATAACATCACCATTTACACTTGAAATTACTTCCCTAACCTTTTTGTTTCTTCTACGATATGTTGATGAGAAGAAGAAAATGACAATTGTTAAAACATATACAACTGCAATTGAAGTAGCTGCAACTTTTAAATCAATTAATAATATACTTACTGATCCAAAAACTAAAACAAATGGAACTTGAATACCTCAAATTAAAATACCAGGTATTTCATTTCCAACAACATTAGTATCCCCAACTACTTTTGTCATTATTTCTCCAGTTTTTTTATCACTATAATAAGATATATCCTGATTTAATAATCTTTTTATAATTAATAATCTAAGTTCAACTTCTAATCTAACCCCTAATTTAAGACCTGTAATACTTCTTCAATAAGTTGTTACATATAACAATATTAAATTTACTGCACAAACAATCATTCAACCCCAATAAGGAACATCTCAATAATTTTTTCCTTTTTTTGCAAAATCTCAAAGCGCTTGTTGAATAGTAATGTTAATTATATAAGAGTTTGCACTCATTAGTAAAGAATTTATTAAAACTATGAAAAGTAAAAAATAAAAGTACTTACCAAATTTATGTCCCAAAATAAATACTACTCAAATAAATTTAAGTTTATTTCTTTCTCTTGCAAGCTTTAATAATTTATCAGCTGCATCCATTTTTGCATTTTTAATTTCTTCATAATGATTGCTTTCTTCAATCAAGGTTTCTCTTGTTCGAATATTTCTTTGCATATATATTTCCTTTCATATGATTAAAACTATTATATATTAGTATTTTTAAATAATAAAAAGAAACAAAAAAAAGCACTCTGGGCGGAGTACTTATTTAATCTAGGATAAGTATATATTATATATTATTATTTAAATATATCATGTTCATTTGATAGGGCTAAATAAACATTATGGGCTAATGATTTTTTACCTATCCCAGACAATTAAATTATAAAGTAATGATTATCTAAATACAATACTTTTTTTAAAAAAATCTATAAATTTTAAAAAAATACTGTTTTTTAAAGTAATATAGATAGTTAAAAAATAGATTAAGAAATATTATGTGCTTTTTTGTATTTAACATTTTTAT from Spiroplasma tabanidicola includes the following:
- a CDS encoding ABC transporter ATP-binding protein, whose product is MQRNIRTRETLIEESNHYEEIKNAKMDAADKLLKLARERNKLKFIWVVFILGHKFGKYFYFLLFIVLINSLLMSANSYIINITIQQALWDFAKKGKNYWDVPYWGWMIVCAVNLILLYVTTYWRSITGLKLGVRLEVELRLLIIKRLLNQDISYYSDKKTGEIMTKVVGDTNVVGNEIPGILIWGIQVPFVLVFGSVSILLIDLKVAATSIAVVYVLTIVIFFFSSTYRRRNKKVREVISSVNGDVIDRLGVIKLIKSTATRTYEEKRIREIHRPYINAFKPITRVDGNMFATLVASDIICNILVLVTAILVYGNNDVEKFLSILIPITSASIILTRPLWQIAALVPGISRAGASTQQIYEVIKKEPILFDNEDDGVLFSENINKIEFRDIKFNYPEKPSVNILNGINLTFEKGKSYAFVGETGSGKTTISKLLLRFYDPTEGAVMINDHDLKTLNLKSYISHVGYVEQEPQIIYGNVYDNVKYGYFQATDEEVHEACKKAQIDKIINSWPDGYNTVLGERGLLLSGGQKQRLVISRILLKNPELLVLDEATSALDNIVEKEIQAQLNELMVDKTSVIIAHRLTTIKNVDQIFVLAPGKGIVQTGTYDELIKIPGHFKNLHDAGNN